The Streptomyces sp. NBC_00102 genome segment GACCGATGCGGATGTACGGGCGCTTCACGGCGAACGGGACCTGCCACGAGACGCTCATCTGCGTCTTCGGGTCGGCGCCGTACGCGAGGTGGCGGCCGAACGGGGCCACCAGCGCGCCGTCCACCTGCGTGGTGGAGCGCGAGGTGAGCACCGTCGGGGAGCTCTTGGAGGAGTTGGCCGCGGCGGGGGAGGCCGTGAGGAGGCCGGTGCCCAGGCCCGCACCGGCGACGGCGGCGGTCGCCACGCTCGTACGCAGCACGCCGCGGCGCGTCAGCTTGGTGCGAAGGTACTCGTGCTGCTCCGCCATGCTCATACGGGCGGCGAGCTTCTCGGGGATTCCGAAGCGAGGGATGTCCATGGCCAGAACATCTACTTGCCGAGTGACCCGATCCCGGCCGTGAGGTGAACGGCACGCGTACAGCTCACCATGTGTCCGTATAGTGGACGGCTGGTGTCATGGGGTGGGACGCACAGTTAAGGTGCCGTCATGTCTCGCAGCATCAATCTCGCAGTGATCCCCGGTGACGGAATCGGCCAGGAAGTCGTTGCCCAGGGCCTCAAGGTCCTCAACGCCGTCCTCCCGCAGGATGTGAAGCTGGAGACCAAGGAGTACGACCTTGGCGCCCAGCGCTGGCACCGTACGGGCGAAACCCTCCCCGACGCGGAGCTCGAATCCCTCAAGGGCCACGACGCCATCCTGCTCGGCGCGATCGGTGACCCCTCGGTCCCGTCCGGCGTGCTGGAGCGCGGGCTCCTGCTGAAGCTGCGCTTCGCCTTCGACCACTTCATCAACCTGCGGCCGTCGAAGCTCTTCCCGAACACCGCGACCCCGCTGGCCGGCCGCCCCGACATCGACTTCGTCGTCGTGCGCGAGGGCACCGAGGGCCCGTACACCGGCAACGGCGGTTCGCTGCGCACCGGTACGCCCGCCGAGGTCGCCACCGAGGTCAGCGTCAACACCGCCTACGGTGTCGAGCGCGTGGTCCGTGACGCCTTCGACCGCGCCGCCGCCCGCCCCGCCAAGAAGCTGACGCTGGTCCACAAGAACAACGTCCTCGTCTACGCCGGACACCTGTGGAAGAACACCTTCGACAAGGTCGCGGCCGAGTACCCCCAGGTCACCACCGACTACCTGCACGTCGACGCGGCGACGATCTTCTTCGTCACGCAGCCGGAGCGCTTCGACGTCATCGTCACCGACAACCTCTTCGGCGACATCCTCACCGACCTCGCCGCCGCCGTCACCGGTGGCATCGGCCTGGCCGCCTCCGGCAACATCAACCCGACCGGCGCCTTCCCGTCGATGTTCGAGCCGGTCCACGGCTCGGCCCCCGACATCGCCGGCCAGGGCAAGGCCGACCCCACGGCCACGATCCTCTCCGTCGCCCTCCTGTTGCGCCACCTCGGCTACGAGTCCGAGGCCGCGCGCATCGAGACGGCCGTCTCCGCCGACCTCGCGGAGCGCGACGGGAACACCCGCACCACCGACGAGATCGGCGACGCGCTCGCGGTACGCGTAGCGGGCTGACCCGACGACTCCCCAGGAAGCCGCCGGGCCGCGAAAGCACCCGGCGGCTTCTTCACGTGCGGCCCCGGGTGCCACCATCGATCCCGGGACCGTGAACCACGCCATTTCCTGCCCGGCCTTCCACGAGCGATAATCGAACGTGGGG includes the following:
- a CDS encoding 3-isopropylmalate dehydrogenase → MSRSINLAVIPGDGIGQEVVAQGLKVLNAVLPQDVKLETKEYDLGAQRWHRTGETLPDAELESLKGHDAILLGAIGDPSVPSGVLERGLLLKLRFAFDHFINLRPSKLFPNTATPLAGRPDIDFVVVREGTEGPYTGNGGSLRTGTPAEVATEVSVNTAYGVERVVRDAFDRAAARPAKKLTLVHKNNVLVYAGHLWKNTFDKVAAEYPQVTTDYLHVDAATIFFVTQPERFDVIVTDNLFGDILTDLAAAVTGGIGLAASGNINPTGAFPSMFEPVHGSAPDIAGQGKADPTATILSVALLLRHLGYESEAARIETAVSADLAERDGNTRTTDEIGDALAVRVAG